GCCGGGCACCGCGTGGTCAACCCCACCGTGGCGGCCGTGGTGGTGGTGTCGTGCTTCTTTACGCTCATCGCGCCGGCTGCGAACGCATCGTTGATGGCGTGGCTCTCGCTGGGGCAGGGGCTGTTTGGCGCGTTGGTGGTGGCGTCACTGGGCGGCACGCTGTTTCTCAAGCTGTGCAGCATCCGGCGTTTGCGCATTCCGTCTCACCATTTGAGCAACGATCTGCTGGTGGGCGATGTGCTGTCGGTTGTGCCGGCCGGCATGCTGACGATCCTGACGTTTGCCCTGCTCAAAGCCGGCATGGCGTGGGCGGGCTGGCTGCACTTCATGGCGATAGTCGACCCGCTGCTGGCGTGGCCGTATTCGGCAGTCTCCAATAGCCTGCTGTTTGGCTTGGGCTATGAGACGGCGGCGCAGGTGCTCTGGCTGTTCGGCATCCACGGGCCGAACGCGCTGTACACGGTGCACCAGCACATCCTGGAGCCCGCCGCGCAGGCCAATGCGGCGGCGGTTGCCAGTGGTGGCCAGCCGCCGTTCATCTTTACCTATCACTTCTTCGCGGTGTTCGCGCGCATGGGCGGCTCAGGCGGCACACTCAGCCTGATCCTGGCGCTGCTCATCTCCAGGCGCATGCAACGCGGCCGCAAGATGGCGCTGGTCGTCATGCTGCCGGCATTGTTCAACGTGAACGAGCCGCTGCTCTTCGGGCTGCCGCTGGTGCTCAACCCGGTCTATGCGATTCCGTTCCTGCTCACGCCGGTGGTGCAGATCCTGATCGCCTATGCGGCCACCGTTGCCGACCTGATGCCCAAGACCAGCTACCCCGTGGCGTGGACCACGCCGGCGCTGTTCAGCGGCTATGCGACTACGGGCTCGGTGTGGGGCGCGGTGGTCCAGCTCATCGGCCTGGTGGTGGGGGCGGCGATCTACCTGCCGTTTGTCCGCATGGCAGATGTTCTGTCCGCACGGCGCAGTCAGGATGTGCTTGCGTCTTTGCTGCAGATTGCCGAGTCGACCGAGGTGAGCCTGAAGGGCCGGCGCTGTCTGGACCTGCCCGGCGACGAAGGCCGCATGGCGGTGGCGCTGGCCAGCGATCTCGAAAGCGCCATCAAGAAAGACGGGCAGATCTTCCTGGAGTTTCAGCCGCAGGTGGATTGCTCCACCGGGCGCGTGTTCGGCGCCGAGGCGCTGCTGCGCTGGCAGCATCCGGTGCTGGGGCGCGTGGCCCCGCCGATCGTTGTGGCGCTGGCTGATGACATTGGCCAGATCGATCAGTTGGGCCTGCGGATTCTGTCGCTTGCGTGTCAGCAGCGCGCGGCCTGGCGCGGTGTCTTGCCGGACGATTTCGTGGTCGCCGTGAACCTGTCACCTCGGCAGTTGCTGGACTGCAGGCTGTACCGGAACGTGCTCGACATCCTGCGTCGCGAAGGGCTGTCGCCCACCCAGCTTGAACTGGAGATCACTGAATCGACGATGCTGCTGCCGGATATCACCGCCATCGGCAACCTGAAGCAGCTGCGCGAGGCCGGCGTGAAAGTCGCGCTCGACGATTTCGGGATGGGCCATACGTCGCTGCACTACCTGCGCGAGCTGCCGCTGGACACCGTAAAGATCGACCGCTCGCTGGCCGACGTGAGCGCGGGCAGCGTCAACGAACACATTGTGCGCAGCATTGCCAGCCTGAGCCGCACGCTGAACCTGTCGACGGTGGTGGAAGGGGTGGAGACGGCGCAGCAGCTCCAGCGCCTGTCGGCCCTGGGCTGTGACCGGTTTCAGGGGTATTTCTTCAGCCGCCCGCTGGCGCCGAGCGTTTGTCAGCAGTTTGTGCTGGATGCCAACCTGCGGCCGTTGGTGCACGCGCTTTGAGAGCGCGTGCGTGGCTTAACGGTATTTGCCCACAAAGCTCTCGCAACGACGGACGCGGCCAACCTTCGCAGCCCATCGATAGAGGCCTTCCACCAGGCTCTTGTTGACCGTGACGGGTTGACCGTTGATCTGCCCGAGCACTTCCGATTGATTCTGGTAGGGCTTCTCGAACAGCAGCTTCATCTCGCTGCCGCCGCCCAGCGCCAGGTAGACGGCTTCGCGCGGCTCGAACTGCAGTGCGAACGAGTTGCTGCGCACGCTGGCGCTTTCCACGGACTCGGCAAAGTTGGCGATGAGCGCGGCGTCTTCGGTGCTGTATTCGCATCCGGCGTCTTTCAGTTGCGCTTCGTCCACGGCCTTGAGCGACGCCATGGCGGGGTCCATCAGATACAACGTGATCGTGCGCGCCTTGCGCATCCGCGCGCTCAGCCCTTCGGCCGTCCAATAGCTTTGTTCGACCTTGACGACGGGCTCCGCCCTTGGGGCGGGCTCGGAGCTGGACGCTTGCGCTTGCGGTGCTTCCGGCATGGGTGCTTCCGCTTGCAGTGTGCCCGCTTGAAGGACTTCCGCCTGGAGCGCTTCGGTTTGGGGCGCGTCTGTCAGGGGCGCTTCCATTGAGATTTGTCCGAAGGCCACTTGGCTCATGCTGCAAGCACAGGCCAAGACCACAGAGATGATCTTTTTCGACAACTCCTACCCCTTTGAAACGTGCGTTGTTGTGTTGCGTTGCATTGCGTTCTGGATGTTAAGCCGAAGAGATGACGGAACAGCTTGGCTTGCCTGTGACGGCACAAGCGGTGCTGGGCAACCGCTGCGTGAATGATGTCGTGGACTGCAGTGCAGGCATGCCATTGACGGATCGCACACGGTGCCTGCGGTTCTTATGCTTTCGAGCCACGCATCCAATGTCACCCGCATCGCTATGCCAAGTGTTGCATAAAGAAGACCGAGATTTTCTCATCCCGAAGCATTGTGGCTTTGGCCGACAGCATTTGCCCTGCTTCCGGAAAGAGGAGCTGCTCTGCCGTTTTTCCTCTGGCTGCATATCGTTCGGACAGCCGCTTGCTCATCTTCGATGACCATGTTGTGTCTTTCTCGCCAGCGCTGATCAGGAGCGGACCGGGATAATCATCGATTGCAATGGGCTGGGACGGCATGAGTGCTTCTGAACTGCCTTCCCAAGTCCATGCTCGCCGCGCAGGGTCCCACGCCTGCCAGCCCGGGTCGCCGGGGTCTCTCCACTCGCGGGCGTCGAACGCGCCGCATATCACGGAGAGTTTGACGCTGCCGAATACCTGGACAGTGAAGAGACCATGGCCGAATTTCTGTCAGCGGCGCTCGAAACGGGGGATGCCGCTTTTATTGCGGAGTCGATCGGCGTGATTGCTCGAGCGAAGGGTATCGCTCAAATTGCAGAAGAAACGGGCCTTGGACGTACAAGCCTATACAAGGCACTGCGCGCAGAGGGGAACCCGGCGTTCTCGACGGTACTGCAGGTCATGAAGGCACTTGGATTGCGCTTGCAGGCCAAACCCGCCGTATCCAAAGAGAATGTGGAGTCCGGCAAGCGTGGGGCCAACGCCAAAGCGAAAGGTGCAAAGGTGAGCGCGTCCCGAAATGGCGGTGCAAACAAGCCTACAAGCAAGAAGCCCGCGACTCGTACCAAGCGGGGCTCTGCAACGGGACACGGAAAGGTCATCCCAACTTAACAACGGTCTGTGCGCGTCTGCTGCCCCACGCCCACACTTCGTCCCACACCAAACCGTTTCCCGCACACTCAGCGCCCAGCCTCGCTACGATCCTCCTGTATCGAGTGGCGGCAGTCTGACCGCCAAACAGGAGGGCACTCCGTGCCGCATACCACCACACCCGCATCCAGCCACGTCACTGACCTGGCCCTGCTCCTCACGCTGTCGACCTTGTGGGGCGCGTCGTACACGTTCATTCGGGCGGGCGTGGAGACCATTCCGCCGCTCACCTTCATCGCCGCCAGAACGGTGATCGCGGCAACGCTGCTGTTGGCGTGGATGCGCAGCCGCAATATCCGCATGCCCCGAGACAGGCAGGTCTGGATGCGCTTCGGCGTGCAGGCGCTGCTCAACAGCGTCGTGCCGTTCACGCTCATCGCCTGGGCCGAACGCTCGGTGGGGGCGAGTCTGGCGACCATCCTGAATTCCACATCGCCGGTCATGGTGTTTCTGGCCACGGCGTTCGTTACGCGGCACGAATCGGTGTCGTTGCGCAAGCTGGTCGGCGTGATTGCCGGGTTTGTCGGCACGTGTTTTGTGATTGGGCCGAGCGCGTTCGATGGGCTGGGAGGCCAGCTCGTTGCGCAACTGGCCATCCTGGCGGCCACGGCGTGCTATGCAGGCGCGGCCATCTACGGCCGGTCGTTCAAGGGGCTGCACCCTGCGGCGCCTGCTACCGGTTCGTTGCTGATGGGCGCGTTGGTGCTGACGCCCACCAGTCTGCTTGTGGATCATCCTTGGGCACTTCAGCCTTCTGCGCGTTCGCTGATGGCGTTGGTGGCGCTGGCGGTGTTCTCTACGGCCCTCGCGTTTGCCATTTACTTCCGGCTCATTCAAACGCTCGGCGCGATCGGCACGACTGCGCAGGCCTATCTGCGCGTGCCGATCGGGGTAGCGATCGGCGTGGTGTTTCTGGGGGAATCGTTGCCGCCTTCAGCGTGGATCGGGCTGGCGTGTGTGGTGGTGGGGGTGGCGGCAATGTCGATGCCGGCACGGGACACGCAAGTGCTGCGGGCGTAGCGCGGCACAACCGCATCACCGCGTCGATGCGTCACCGCTCCCCATCCCCCACATGACCCGCCGCCAGCCGCTTGAGTTCCGCGCGCGCCGCGGCCAACCGGGAGTGCAGCACCGTGTTCTCGATCAGCAACAGCAGCAGCACAAAGCTCGCACCCAACAGCCCGAACATGCGGCCGGCATAGAACCCCAGGTCATACCGCCCGCCGTTGAATACGGCGCTGAGCGCGACATCGCAGATCCACACGCACAGCACCACCATCAGCCAGACATCGAGCGTCAGGTGCGGGCGGCTGCGCCAGAGCGCGACCAGCGCAGCCACGCAAAAGCACCACGTGCCGCCCGCCACGATGCCCATGGTGCGCGTGTAGCGGTTGGCGGCCATGATGGTGGGCAGCAGGTGATCGCCCACGGTGGCAAGTAACACGCAGGCGATGGACGCGCCCAGCACGGCCCCCACGGTGGCCAGCGCCGTTTGTCGCGTCAGCGTGTGGACTGGGAAGCGGCCGGGCTCGCGCTCTTCGCGGCTTTTGAGCACGGCGTAAGCGATGACAAACAGCGGAAAGCCCGTGTGCCAGAACATGTAGATCCAGGCGGTGCTCTGTGGCCCGGCGCCCAGCAGGCCACCGGATGCGAACAGCCCCGGAAATGACAGCAGGTGCCCCACCGCCGTGGCGGCCGTGAACAGGTAGCCGCTGGCGAGCGCCAGCATTGCGCGCGACCGCGTGATGGCGAACTGCCCGAAGAGCAGCGCGGCGGTAATCAGGTCATTGAGGATGAGGGCCGATTCGTAGATCGGCACGAACGATGGAAGTTGCGCCAACTGCACCTTGGCGAACGGCACACGGCCGACACCAGCACCACCAGCGACAGTATGGCCACTGCCTGCGCCATCCAGTATGTCCGGCGTCCTGGCGAGAGGTTCAGCAACAAGCCTCGCTGCATGTCCAGCGTTTCCGTCATCCCGTTGGCCCCCTTGCGGTGACTGTGTCACTCGTTCGCTTGTGGTGTGACTTGCTGTGCGACTGCGCAGCCCGGGTGCAACCCCTGCTATAGACGCGTGATAGTCAGCGGCCTGCCCGATGTCAACGCGGCGAAGGGGTAGAACTTTCAGGCCTGGTGCCGCTGGCGGCCAGCAGGGTGTTACGGGGAACGCCCGAGTGCGGCTTGCGTTGTGCGGGAATAGACTGGTGGCCACCCCACGGCACCGCCCTGCAAAGGAGTGCGCATGCAACCTCATTCCACCACTGCCGCCACGGCAACCCCCGCCACGAACGACGCACTGGTTCTGCGCGACGACCACGACGGCGTCGTCACCCTGCGGCTGAATCGGCCCCTGCAGTTCAACGCGTTGTCTGAAGCCATGCTCGATGCGCTGCAGCGCGTATTGGACGACATTGCACAAGATGCGACGGTGCGCTGCGTGGTGCTTGGCGCCGAGGGCAAGGCGTTCTGCGCCGGGCACGACCTGCGTGAAATGCGCGGCACGCCGGAGCTTGCGTATTACCGGGCGCTGTTTGCGCGCTGCAGCGTGGTAATGCAGGCCATTCAGGCGCTGCCGGTGCCGGTCATCGCGCGCGTGCATGGCGTGGCAACGGCGGCGGGTTGCCAGTTGGTCGGCAGTTGCGATCTGGCCATTGCCTCGGATGCGGCGCGGTTTGCGGTGTCGGGCATCAACGTCGGGCTGTTCTGCTCGACGCCAGCGGTGGCGTTGTCGCGCAACGTGCTCGCCAAGCGCGCGTTCGACATGTTGGTGACTGGGCGCTTTATCGATGCGGCCACGGCGGTCGACTGGGGCCTGATCAACGAGGCTGTGCCGGCGGCGGACCTGGATGACGCGGTTGCCCGCAAGGTGGCGGACATCGTGTCGAAGAGCCCCACCGCCATCCGCTATGGCAAGGCGATGTTCTACCGGCAACAGCAGATGCCGCTTGCCGATGCCTATGCTTACGCAGGCGATGTCATGGCCCGCAACATGATGGATGAAGATGCCGGCGAGGGCATCGATGCCTTCCTGGAAAAACGCCCCGCCCGCTGGCGCGCGTAGGCGCTGTTGGGGCGGGGTCAGGCGGCCGTGCCCGGACATCGCGACTGAGCGCCGCCTGCGCTCGGGCGCCGGATACGCGGTTGGGTGGCAGCCAGCGAATGCGACGCCATCACGTTTGCGCGAGAAACGTAGCGATGCGATCGGCAATCGCATCGGGTGCATCTTCCAGGCTGTAATGTCCAACGCCAGGCAACCGATGCACCGGTGCATCCGGAAACAGCTCGCTGAACAGCGGCAGGAAATGTTCCGCATGCAACGTGCGATCGGCCATGCCCCAGATCGCCATGGCGGGTTTGGTGACAATGGCACGGCGCGCTGCAGCGTCCGGCAGTTCAAAACGATGCGCGCCGGTAGCAAAGCCTTTGGCCCAGCCAATGGCGCCCGCGCAGTCCGCCGGCGTCGCAAAGCGCGCGCCGTACGCCTGCAACCACGCATCGTTGATGAGCCCGTGGTCTTTAAAGCCATTGAGCTTCAAGGTGCTGAGGATATTGAAGCCGAGTTCACCCAGTACGGCTTCAAGACGCCCCTCGGATTCGGCCCGCACGATCCACTGAAACCACGGCGATACCGCCGCATTGGCGGCCAGACGTTCACCCAGCGTCGCCTGCCCGAACGGCGTCGGCCCATTGACGCTGACAATGCGCCGCATGCGGTCCGGATGCCGTGAGGCCAACCCCATCCCGACTGGTCCGCCAAAGTCGTGCATGACGAGCGTGAGATCGCGCAGGTCCAGCGCAAGCACGAAGCGCTCGAGGTTGTCGATGTGGTCTTGCAGCCAGTAGCTGCGTGATGGCGGCGTTCCGCTCTTGCCGAAGCCCATGTGGTCGGGCACCACCATGCGGTGGGTGCGGCGCAGCACCGCGATCAGGTGTCGGAAGAGGAAACCCCACGTGGGCTCGCCATGCAGGCACAGGACGACTTCGCCATTGGCGGGGCCCTCGTCCACGTAATGCATCGGAAAGCCCGGTGCATCGGTAAAGCGAGGTGCATAGGGGTACATCCCATCGAACGTATCAGTACGCATACCGTGCCTCTCTTCATTCATGTGGTTGCAAAATAAAACCGTTGCGTTATAGCAGTCGAGGTTTTATATTGCAACCACATTCAATGTGAGGGCGCGCACGGTATGCGCGATGCAGATGGTCAAACGTACGAGCCACGCAGATTCTCTTTGCGGCGTTGCCAGGCCGCTGGACGCCATTGGCGACGGGTGGTCGCTGCTTATCGTTCGCGATGCGTTTGACGGCCTGCGCCGCTTTGGTGAGTTTCAGCGCAGTCTCGGACTGTCGAAGAACATCCTGGCGGTGCGCCTGCGCAACCTGGTTGCGCACGACATTCTCGAGACGGTGCCGGCGTCCGACGGCAGCGCGTATCAGGACTACGTGCTGACCGAGAAAGGGCGCGCGCTGTTTCCCCTGCTGGTGGCGCTGCGGCAGTGGGGTGAAGCGTTCTGCTTTGCGCCGGATGAGGCGCACGTTGTACTCGTCGACAAGGCAACGGGTAAGCCGGTGCCTCGCCTTGAACTCCGTGCGCAGGACGGGCGCGCGCTGGCACCGGAGGATACGGTGGTCGTCCACCCATCGGCCATCAGGCCGACGAAGCGCCAGCGGGCGAAGGCGGGCTGAGCGTTAGCGCTCAGGCGCGAGCCGCCGTTTCACTCGGCAAGACCCAGCCGTTCGAGCAGGCGCCGGGTATCGGAAGGCGCTTCGACCTTTTTATCGTTATCAGCGGATGCGATCGGCCCAGCGGTCGAGCGCGGCATCGGCATAGGCGCCGCTGTAGAGCGCATCGGCGCCATGCAGGCGGAGGTCGACGCGATGTCCTCTACCAGCCGCAGCGGCCATTCGATCAGGAATGCGGGTTGCCCTGTGCGCGCGGTGCGCGTCACCGATGCGGCGCGCTCACCTGCGCTTGCACGTGCATCAGGCCGGTTTGCGGCGCGTGCAGGCCCAGCGGCTCGTCGGTCAGATCGCGGGCAAGCGAATACGCCGTGATCACGGCCAGCGTGACGCCCACGATGGCCAGCATTTCCCGGGTGTCCATACGCATCTCCTCCTTGGCTCCTTAGGTTCCTTGTGTGCGTGGTTTGCGCCCTGTCTTGTCGGTGTCGGGCGGCGTTGCAGCACGGACGCAAAGTTCAGGCCTGAGGAAGCCAAATGGCGGAGTGACGCGGGTGTTTGCTGTCTTACCGTGCGCGCAACGAAGACGGCGGCACGCCCAGCAAGCGCTGAAAACTGCGGCGCATGCGCTCGGTATCGCCAAATCCGCACTCGGTGGCCACCCGCTGCATGGAGACGGCCCCGCTTTCCAGCGCGGCGCGGGCCGCCTCAACGCGCAATTTTTCCACGGCTTTTGCGGGGGTGAGACCGGTTTCGACCTGGAACGCCCGGGCGAAATGGCGCGGGCTCATGCAGGCGTGCTCGGCCAGATCGCCCACGCGGTGCGGTGCGCCCAGGTTGCGCCGCACGTGGTCGAGCAGCGGCTTGAAGCGGCCGCGTGCCGAATCCATCTCATTCAGCGCGGAAAACTGCGACTGCCCGCCCGGCCGGCGGTAGTACACGACCAACTGCCGCGCCACCGCGCGTGCCAGGCGCTCGCCCAGGTCGTCGGCGATGAGCGCGAGCGCCAGGTCAATGCCGGCGCTGATGCCGGCGCTGGTCCAGATGGGGCCGTCGTTTACGTAGATGTGGTCCGGTTCGAGCTGCACCTGCGGGAACGCGCGCGCGAACTGCTCGCTGCGGCTCCAGTGGGTGGTGGCGCGCCGGCCGTTCAGCAAGCCCGTGGCGGCCAGCAGCAGGCTGCCCGAACACACGCTGGCAACGCGCGCGCCGCGGGTTGCGCAGCGTTGCACGAAGCGGCGCGTGCGTGCATCGGCCATGGCGGCATCCACGCCGTCGCCGCCGGCAATGAGCAGCGTGTCGACCTGGCTGGCCGGGGGCAGGGCGTCGGCATCCCAGCGGGCCCCGGAAGAACTGCGTACAAGGCCAGCCTGCGCGGCAACCGTGCGCAGCGCGTAGTGGTCGTCCCGATACCGGCTGGCGACTTCAAACGCCGCCACCGGCCCCGCAGCGTCGAGCAGTTGGAAGTCCGGAAAAATGAGTACAGCGATGCGGTGGGCCATGGCAGAAAATGTGGGAGACTGGTCATTGCTGCCAACACGATAGAGCGCGATCCTGTGAAGCGTCAACCTGCCATCACATCACTTTCAGGAGATCCGAACCATGACGACTTCCCCATTCATCGTTGTCTTTGCGCTGTACAACCGTGTCACCCAGCTCGACTTCACCGGTCCGCATGAGGTGTTCTGGCGGCTGCCCGGCGCGCAATGCGTGGTGGCTTCCGCAGCCGGTGGTGAGATCCATGCCGATGGCGGTCTCACCATCTCGAACGTGCAGAGGTTGGCGGACATTCCGCATGCTGACCTGATTTGCGTGCCCGGCGGTTTCGGTGTGATCGAAGCCATGGAAGACGCAGAGTTCGTGCGCCAAGTGCGGCGCCTGGCCGACGGCGCACGCTATGTGACGTCCGTCTGCAGCGGCTCGCTCGTGCTGGGCGCGGCGGGGTTGTTGCAGGGCAAGCGCGCGGCCTGCCACTGGGCATGGCGCAACCTGCTGCCCGCGTTTGGCGCCACCGTCGACGAAGCCCGCGTAGTGCGTGACGGCAACCTCATTACCGGCGGCGGCGTGACCGCGGGCATCGATATGGCGCTGACGGTCATGGCCGACATTGCCGGTGCCGAGCATGCGCAGGCCGTGCAGCTCGGTATCGAATATGCCCCCGCGCCGCCGTTCGATTGCGGCCGCCCCGAGCGTGCGGCACCGGAGATTCTTGCAGCAGTGACGTCGCGGCTGGATCATTTGCGTGCGGATCGCCATGACGCCGTGCAGCGGGCGGCGCAGCGCCTCTGAGCGCCGGCGCCGGGCGGAGCCGGATTGCGGCGACAATGGCGTCTTTCGACGTATCCACGCTCCAGACTGGCGCCGCATTCTGCATGAACACACCGTCTTCCCAACCCAACGCCCGTGGTCCGATCGGCATCGTTGCTGCCCTGCATGAAGAGATCAACGAATTGCTGACATGGCTGTCTGACGCGCAGTGCATCCACATTGGCAGCCGAGATTTCTGGACCGGCCGGCTGGACGGCCATGCTGTGGTTGTGGTGCTGTCGCGTGTTGGCAAAGTGGCGGCGGCGTCCACCACCGCGGTGCTGATCACGCAGTTCAACGTACGCGCGGCCGTGTTTGCCGGTGTGGCCGGCGCGCTGGCCCCGGGCGTTGCCGTGGGCGACGTGGTGGTGTCGGAAGAACTGCTGCAGCACGATGTTGACGCGTCGCCGCTATTCCCGCGCTGGGAGATTCCGCTGACCGGCATGGCGCGTTTTCCCGCCGACGCGGCACTGGCCAGCGGGCTGCTGGAAAGCGCCGGCGCCGTGTTGGCGGATCCGCATGCGCTGCTCGGTCCGGATGTCATGCGGGCGTTCGGGATTGCCGCGCCGCAGGCGCATCGTGGTCTGATCGTCAGCGGGGACCGCTTCGTCTGCACCTCGGCGGAAAGCGCGGTGCTGCGCACGGCATTGCCGGATGCCCTGGCCGTCGAGATGGAAGGCGCCGCGGTGGCGCAGGTGTGCCACGAGTGGGGCGTGCCGTTTGCCGCCATCCGCACGATTTCCGACCGCGCGGATGACGCGGCCAGCGTGGACTTCGCGCAGTTCATCACCCAGGTGGATTCACGCTACGCCGTGGCCATCCTGCGCAAATGGCTGTCGACGGCCGCTGGCGCCTGAACGGCTTAATGACCCTTCGCGGCCAGATACTTGTCGAGTGCGTTGGCGCGCTCGCTTAGGCGGAAGATTTCGTTCTCCAGGCGCTGCAGATCGTCGAGCTTGCCCTTGCCGTAGATGGCGGTCTCAAAGGCCGCTGTTCTGGTGTGGAAGTCCTGCCACGCCTGCTCTGAACTCACCAGTGCGTCGTTCGCCTTGCCGTCCAATGTGCCGAGCAGCGTCTTGTACGTACGGTCGAGGCGCTTAGTCTGCGCGGCCTTCTCTGCAGACAGGCATGCGCCGATCGCGTCGGCGTTGTCCGGCGCCTTGTCGACGCAGGCATAGAGCCTGGTGGTAATGCCCTGGGGTGCGCGGCGCTTGATGCCGTTGGCCAGGCTCTCGGCTGCAAATGCGCCGGTGCTGTGTGTCAGCAGCACAACGGCAACGGGAAGGGCGAGCGTCTTCAGTGTCGTCAGCGTGTTCAAGAAGTGACTCCTGATCGCATGTCTGTGACCCGTCCTGAATAAGGTTGACACTTTTTCCCCGACAGGGAGTGAGCGTCAAGATGGAAGGGCAGAAGAAGCGAACGCAGAGGGACTACACGCTGGCTTTTAAGTTGGCAGTGGTTGAGCAGGTGGAAAAAGGCGAGCTGACCTACAAAGAGGCACAGCGACGCTATGGCATTCAGGGTCGCTCGACGGTGCTGGTATGGTTGCGCAAGCACGGACGACAGGACTGGAGCGCCTCAGCGGAGGCCAAAACCACGATGGAAAATCAAAGCAGCCAGCGCAAGTCGCTCACGCCAGAGCAGCGCATCAAGGAATTGGAAGTGCAGTTGCGGGAGGCCCAAGAGAAGGCACGCCTGTT
Above is a genomic segment from Ralstonia pickettii containing:
- a CDS encoding lysozyme inhibitor LprI family protein; amino-acid sequence: MNTLTTLKTLALPVAVVLLTHSTGAFAAESLANGIKRRAPQGITTRLYACVDKAPDNADAIGACLSAEKAAQTKRLDRTYKTLLGTLDGKANDALVSSEQAWQDFHTRTAAFETAIYGKGKLDDLQRLENEIFRLSERANALDKYLAAKGH